TGTGGAGAGAAAACAGAGCTCTTTTGGGTGTttgcagagacagagacacgTACAATGTGTAGTTACGACGCCAAGAATGaaatatcaggaaaaaaaataagggTGCATAatcacacaccagcacattccTTGAAAATCGTGAAGCTTTTCGGCATGTTACTCCGTCTGAGCTCTGTCCCGAAAGCTTGGGCTCCTTTGCGAGAAAGACCGACCTGCCAAAAGCCTAGAAACGGGGCAGACGTATCaagaaagaatggaaaaaaaacgtCACTTTAACATGATTTTAAAAGCACTTGGAGATGTGGAGATACGGGCGAAGGGTTCTTTATacacactacatggccaaaagtgtgtggacaccTGCTCACCCAACGTTTCTTCCAGAATTAAGAAAGAATGTTGTCCTTTCTGCTGTAGAAACTGTCTCGACATTTCGGGGAAGGCTTAGCGCGaaatgctggaacattgctgtgaggattggACTGCATTCAGCAGCAGGAGCACTAGTGAGGTCATGTATTGAACACTCCATTCCTAAAATGTACTAGCTGGTGCTCAATCGCCCTAGAGAATGCAGCACCACAgctcagtgctggggggcttcatacccctctagccatgcttggcattgggcatgatTACCTTAGGCTCATATGCGGCTGCTCCAGAGTATTTTTTATGGAGACTAAActatgtatctccaaaatggtaactttacaggagaaggaaagaacttttttacttttaatgtaagtcaatggaaccatatATATAGCACAGCATAGACAAACCTCTGAGCCACATGTGTGAGAAGAAACCTTAGCTCACAATTCAGGAGCAGGCAGTATTTTCCTCTCCACTGCTTCCCCCTGTGGTGAATATTAAAATAGCACCATCCCAGCTGTGAGGACAAAAGTTCTACAGTGAAATTCCAAACACAGGAAAAGAGCAATTTAGATCATTTCTATGAAATTTGAAGAATCAAGGAACCAGCTTCTCTCGAAAGTGCATGTGAAGCCCATATTGAGACTAAAACGTACCGTAAACAGCCCAACGTTGATGGGTAAAACAAGTCTCCAAAAAAGGAGTTTTATCAACTGAACAccttattaatttaaaatatcaaGTTCCAGTTTTGTAAGTGAGATGGTGTGGCCACTGCTGTCCAGAGCTAACTCACCAAACCAGAGAACAAGCTGTCCAAACCATTGCTTTGTGGGTGCGTGGACCAGAGAACATCTGGATTCATTCAGAAAAGGCACATCATgcacaaacactaaaaacaaaaacagcttcaacaagggaaaagaaaaagcaacGCAAGGCCTTCTTCACTGAAGGAACATTCAACTATCCAGATACctgtaaaacacaaatcacGGTGCAGAAACCAAAATCATACCTTTACGCTTCGCAAACATAAGATAGAGAGTACCTTCTGGGATCATCTGGGcctattttttacatttagacATCAACCTGATATCTTAGGCCTACTAGCTCAAACATGCCCATCTAAAAAACCCATGGCTGCATCAGGAATATCATTAGAGCCACATCCCAAAGACATTCGTGACAAAACGGGCATGTCGTAATTCCTCATTCCACAAAACGTCATGTCAGACAGGCTGTGATTGGCATCTTTCAAGTGTCTAGACCCCACAGGTCAAACCCAAGGCCCATAATCCTCTCCAGACTAAAGgggtattttaattttctgttaatattagctGGTTTCACAACATGCTggactacagttcccagcatgcattgcaacTTTACATGTACACTGACTCTCCGACCCCAATGAGTCTATGGGACGCCAATTACACCTCAGATTCTATTCACCCCTGGTCTTGGGAGCACAGGTCAGCTTTTCTAATAGCAATTTTTTGTGGTCATTAATCCAAATCCTAAGTATTTTAAGTGTTAAATATTTAGTGCTGGACAGTAattgagtaactgagtaaatgtaattagtttctgtactttagtatttttggtgtatctgtactgaagtttctccattctggactttctcctttcactccactacatttcagagtctaatatccgactttttcctcctacattttgagaaatctgtcgttccttttggtttctgtgtgtataaaaacgtaacatgtcaaaaggaaagaagcgcaaagccagagcaccaatcagggcccagcggtcactttgtttagagctggttttgacctgtcggtcataccgacccagtgcagcacgcggttcaacgtcagcgcagcagcgtaaaactttgggagagtctgttcaacataaatgatgaactaacctaactttgtgtaactagagctcaatatagaaatatgtccacatatgcagtcgagactgacgcggcttttttctgaatttctacaaacaccatttcattttatagtaaatgagtttgggctggtttatgtttatgaacagacgcctacagatcaacatagtaaaggagctcatctgtgatcctgagtttaaagccagtttttattcaactgaaacttggaactaagttgtaaataaatctgaaactgaaactttgcttgtgtgtaaaaagtgatttcagagccactcggttctccctgatggaaactgtttaccttcagtgttttgtgcttctgatcattttaatagacgtcagcgtcactaattaatgacgttctattaaaagactggtttaccaagagagacgctggaggactttcacctgaaatgagttcatgaagccagtctggttataaaaatgataacaggacatcagagccagaattcctcttttagtacttttactttatacttaagttcatttgaagggaaatactttagtacttttactcaagtggaggtctaaagggaggaacttctacttttactggaggaatattttaccttgggtgtcccaactttaactcaggtacatggtttgtgcaCTTCATCCACTACTGTATTACTTTTTTCTAGTAAAAAATAGCgcttaaaatattaatttaatgtcTTTATTTGTGGTTGCAGGCCTTTTATGAGCTAAATCCAATTCTCCCTAAACTGCTGGACATAATTTATCTCTACCTCGCCTGCTGCTACACTACTTACCTTCaccggagagagagaggaacccTGACGTTCTCCAGGGGCGCAGGACTGGCGTTTCATTGCTTGGACTTTAAGGCAaggcatgtttcattacatcaTCTGCTTTAGGCTAATTTACCCACTCATACCCACATTTTTGAACAAGCCAATCACAATTTGAGTAAAAAAGTCAGTGTTTCATGCTGAAATACACCCAGACTGCCTATGACTGGGATCACTCACGTCATCTGGACACTAATATTGTTGCACTGTAAATACCATTTAATGCAGTTGGATCCGCAGTGCAGTGACATGTTTTTTGTGCATGAAACCAATAAAGTTGACCAAAATGTTTCATTAGCTTTGCCATAGGCCAAACATTAACGGCACTTTAATAGGTCATTTTGGTCTAAATGGGCAAAATGCAACCGTATCAACAGCTTTCAGTCCACTTCAGTGGCCTTCAGCATTCACTGCATTAAGTGGTGTCATTATGCCATCTACTGTCTGCACCTCCGTCAGAGACCCTCCCCAAAAGTAGTTACACCGGTTCATTGACTTACACCAAACCCAACAGCCCATGAGTGATGCCAAACGTAAAGGAACGTCCAAATATTTGTCACCAAACGCTTCTTTCTGCTTCAAAGCAAGTCGTCACCCCTTTAGCCGTTCATGGAGAATTTTTTGACCACGTCAAGAAGAACAAAGTCTGTCTGGAGCTTCCAGGCAAATCAAACTTCTGCTAAATTAATGAACCATAACAAACACCAGACATCAGGTTTTAATGCAATGCTAAATACACGTTAATTACAATCCACAGCTAGAATTAAAACCTGTAATGATGAAGGtgtaaatcgctgctgtcgaaacaaaacctcaaatctccaacatagtaacttcacaggagacgggaaaaacctactctactttaaatggaagtcaatggaaccagaatttttcccgaggcattttgggccgtttcttttagtcccttcatcatgaaatttacacacaatgtaaagatgaACAGATACTTCCAAATTATGCCAAGAACTGAAAAAACGACaaagatgcgaggttttcttcagacaacagcgctATGATTCATTTTTCCATGACCAGTTGACCAAAATTTcgtaatgaatggaccaagagtccaaaattacttccccatttacttcaattaaaagttttgaacattttttcttCCCTTGTTTACCTTTTTggatttttccattttgttctgacaacaacgACATACTGGATTTTGGGgaggtgtttgtttattaagaCCTCACTCACCTCTTTGCTCCTTATTTCTATGTTGAAAGGTTTTactgtcataattcatttttatcattgttattattgcatCTCATTAAACATTATCTAATGCTTTTGTGTAGCATTTGAGattctgtacattttcacaCTATAAACCACAAATTTACGCCAAATCAGCCCCATAGATCGATTCCGGGTGTCACCGTCTTCTGATAATCCGTATGGATACAGGtggccaaagaaacaaacagtgtaaatacaCAAACCTGCATTTTTAATAATCTTGATTTAATGTCACAAGCTGAAGGCTCTGCACAACGCAGGTCCCACTCACTTCAGCGGCTCAGACAGCTATGACTTCAGCATAAATCAAGACATAAACCGAGCAGAGGAACAGGCATCCATCTGCGTGTAATTCAGCTCTAAAAATCATGCTGAGTGGTTTAATTCACTGGAAAAGCTGcaggaaaaataaacatcagcttaaaaaacaaaaagtctaGATGAGTACAAGTCAGCGTAGATCCACGGCGATggaaagtgaaataaaactcatttttatatgtaaaaatattaaaagaaataacTTAAAGAAACCTGAAAGATAAACAGTGGTGCCCAAAGTCACAGTAGACAAAATTAAGACAGTCAGTGAAGATTCTCCACAGCATTCACAGATGAAACAGTCCGATTTAAACAGAAAACTCACAGATGAAACTCGGTTAAATAAAAGACATTACTTACAGACTCAAGCTTTTTcacattaatataaaaaaaaaaataaaagaaattcgGCAGCAAGTTAGTAAAAACGCGTCccaaataaaagtataaaacataaaaaaacgtTATAAACGTAACGATCCCAAAGGAAGATACAAGCCACCCATCAGACCTGGTccattttcttatttaaaaatataccaAGCAATTCATATTTTTACAAAGGCAAATTCGCACAAAATCACGAGACCTCGGTTCCACTAAACTTAAAACCTCCACACAAGCAAGCAACTGTGTGGGGTTCCGGTTTCCTACAGTGTGTTCGAGTTATGGGAAAACCTGCAACAGCcccaaaaaatacaaaattaaaaaatttaaaaataaaaaaaaacactaaataaataataagataaaaaagtgaaatatatcatagcaaaataaaggttttaaatGCGAAGTCGAgttaaatagcaccaaaaacgtaACTCATTTTCTTAACACACGATCTCCGTCAAGCTCCCTCAATCCCAAAGAACGGTTTCCAGTCATCACTTTCCAAATACCCTCAAGACTAAAGAGCAGCTCTCTAACAGGTATAGATCTATACCACACATCACGGCCTGTAATGGGCCCATGTGTGGTCAACGCTATACTGCTCATGCCTTAAAAACCAAACACCAGGCTTCCTGACCACATACACAAGCTCTCTGCCCATACACTACAGAAGCTAAAGCACACCATATTAAAAGTAACTAACAACAACATCGGCTTCCCATCCAGCTTAGACCACTGAGTACATACGACATGCTTAATGCTCGTTTGCTACTTGAAAATCAGACGCATGGCTGCATTTCCCCCCAATTTAATTTACAAATGAATTACTATTTTAGAAAGTGTCAGATTATTAAAACCTGAAACACCTGGGAAGAACTCCTACCACAGTGGCTTGGAGAAATCATCTGGCTTGCATAGGCCTTACTGTTGTTGGCTGTGTCCGAATAAATATCACCTGATCCAGAACGCTTCCTTTCCCAAATAAATAAGTTAAGGTAGGCTTAAGCTAGACTGCTGGGCAGGTGAAAGAGGAGTCCTTTTGATAGATGAGGCAccctgggggaaaaaaaagataaaactggATCAAGTTTCACCATAAAAGCAACTTTTTGAATAGTAAGTGACTTTTCAAAACACAGCATCCATAAGCTACCAGGTTAATAATGAACAAATCAGGATGGTTCACCACAGAAATGAAATGGGTTGGCCATGTAATATTACACCAGTACTGTCCTGATGTCATTAGCTTTCCACCCGGACTGAATGAATCacagtgagtgcgtttacattcacttaataatccgacAGATCAACGCGTTTCTGCTATACAACCAggcaataaactcacagaagacgtgacgtaaatgTGAAACGCAAACTTGATGCTGcaatattctttatttatatttatatacacacacacacacaaacatactatatatatatatatatatatatatatatatatatatatatatatatatatatatatatatatatatgagagagagaaagcacgcATCACTTTACCTACAACTATGAATATACATATTCTAGATcagaggtctttaattaaaattagaGTCCAGTTAGAAAAAATTTCCTAAAATTTCATAATATCTAAcctgcatcatgactcagtaccatatactgtttactgaaatagcccagtaggaatatcagcatcttatataTTCAACAAATGAatatcggatcaaataaagttcAGTTCAGTCGAATTTCAACAACAATTActgtcagtttctctttttagttcacgtcatgtggaataacttccctctgactcactttcctctctgactgctgtttctctcctcgtccctcccgtGTGGCgccactcactcgagtctcagagctcatcgtaatgcacagatctgattggctgagtagcgtcatgcGTGATATTTACAGCGCATATGATTGGTCTGAGAGTCTCCGGCTgctaaagctaccgtaaaggctagaaaagctacgccgattaaaacaggaccaccctgtCGAAATGTCACAATGAGGTAGTTTTGCAATCAAGTATGTTCTTCTACTAAGTACACTGAAGATCCTTGGACTGAATTTGAAGTCAGAACTTACGTTTCCCTTGGTCATCTCTTTGGTTTGGGCGCTTCCCGTTTCTGTCCTCTCAGTTAGAAGCTGGTTCCCCAAAACCTTTCGCTGAACATATGACAAGAATTTTTAACCATCAGCTGTGATAAAACTGGGTTTCCCCATAACAAACAGGATGGAAACATCATTCAGCACTAAAATCTCAGCTAAATCTgcccaataaaaataaaacagacaaaagtaaGACAAACCTTGATAAGACCTCCAAAGGACCGCGAGCGGCCATGCTTCTGACTTGAAGGTCTGGGGCATTCCCGCACCGGCGTTCCCTGCTTGTTGAACTACAAAATAAAATCTCCAATCAGTGCGATTCCTCAGAGATCATCTAACAAATATGGAAATTCATCACTACTCTCATTACAGTAACCTCTAGCATGAAGAGTGTGAAGAAGTCACTAATTGGGCTGCTAATTAATCTTAACTAAAGTACCGAATCCTTTTACTGcgaccccaccaccaccacccccacctccacctccatGTTTTACAATAAGTTCTTTATTAAGAACTTCTCCAATTGTGTTCCTATTTGCGAACACTCAAGGTAAGCTAATGGCCAGCCTGGTGAAGCCTTCTGGCATAGAGATGCTGCAGTGATGCATCATAACCCGCGTTTACATGCAgtctaataatctgttaataatccgactaatagctccaTTAGaacagaatacgtccatgtaaacacctcaattgaTTGAGGCCACTCAGAACACAGAAAACAGTTTCTATTCGACTGAATGAGGTGTGTAGTCCACCAAatagaataatatccgtgtaaacgcctgtatccgattacattccctatcggaaagttgaagtccgttctgcttgtgcgtcgcgtcacagtgagagtttataccgttcaacacggcggagcagaaactggtctgcagaggagacgaagttcatgctctgatctttaaaagacggcggtgggacggacgtccagcttatgcgtctcagagcacgacgtcttcctctcggccttctttaataaggacgtgtgaaggacgttttcctgagtctgacgtcattttaaagcagttaaaaacacaatcactgctcactgctgctcatctcactctgactggactcacgtgatgctcatggtaacgtctacactaagcgaTTCTCTGCGCatgtgtgtaattttggatcggtgaacttgtagtgagcatgtaaacagagatttatcagattgttgagtaaaGTTAGAGAGATGTAAACACAAACCAAAAtctttgcatataaacacaacCAGAGAAGGCACCCAGAAAGATAGTACACCCAAGTAgtctcagatttttttccaaattggTTTCCAAATTgggattttcttcttttgagttTTGTTTATGAAGTAGCACCTCCCCCCCCTGGAGAGCTGGTAGCAGCTCTTTTACTCCAGCAAGGAGTTTTAAGTACTTTTACCACCTGCAATCAGATCCAGAAGCGCAGCCCTACAAAAAGGTCAATGATTTCAATGACAACGTTGTGTTATGTACATAATCACGTGATGTACTGGTTACCTGCCGAATGAGCTTCTTCTTTTTCGTAGAATCTGGCATATTGGTGACGTGATTGAAGAGGTCTCGGAGAGCGTCCTGggtgtgctgctgaccagcatcaTGCTCCTCGCTGCTTCTTTTGGTGGGCAGCAGGCTTCGGTTGACCACCCCAGCATACAGCTCCAGGTCATCCTGCAGCAACACATCAGATCCGATTAAGATTCCGGTCAGTGTCTCCACAGGGAGAgattatgtatttaaaaaaaagaggtgGGAGAAACGTCTTTGAAATTCTATCAAAGCCAAGCAAGACAAAAGCTTTACTTCTGATAATGAAAGGCAAATATAATTTATATGCAGATCTTCTGTGGTCTGTATTCAAATAAGTGACAGCATTTTATTTCAGGTCGCTCAGGAACAAAGGTTTTAATTAACTTTATGTATGAGGTTGAAAATGATCACCTGATATTCATTCAACTGCAAACGTACAAAAGGTTTTGATGTGTGTGGAGGTGACAGCAAATCACAGAACAAtacttttattgaaaaaaaaaaataaattaatcaatTTAAAAATCCATTCCTTCGCATCAAACCGCCACAGGAACATTAAAAAGTGTCCGACAGTGCCATACCTACCTTTGATTGAGGAGTTTTCGACCCTGCAAAGTGTGTCCGGGCGTGTTCTTTGATATACGACGGTGCctagaaagaaatgaaaatagaaaatatgttATTAAGCTGCATGACAAGACCAATACGAACTTCCCATGAAGTCAAATGTCCcctttcattaaaatgaaatgacttcTGCACAAACTTCCGACAACCTATATGAGCACACATCCCCTTCAAAACCGGATGTGGCTTTAAAGCAGTGGAAGCTCGGGGTGGTTCGCGAAGTTCTTACCCGAAACAACTTCTGCGAGTGCTTGATCAGAAACGCGATGCCGCTGTTGAGCTTTTTCAGGTTATCCTGCAGATCATTCGCCGTGACCTGCAAGCAGGTAAGTTTTCTTTACTGAGCTGCAgtgcaacacaaacaacaacactGGATGAAAAATTCAGCGCTTACATTCTTTGGCCATACGATGTGGGGTGCGAACATGAGCGCCAAGTTATAggcagacattttatttttgtcctgCTGCTTGGCGGTCTGGTACAGCAGGTCCAGCAGCAGTTTGAGGAGACTGCGGTTGGCTGGAGGAAGCAGCATGAAGAGCAGCTGGAGCGCTTCAATCTGACGCTCTTTGTTAGGGACAGATGTCTTATTACCTCTTTCGTCAAACATCATCATCTCTGCAACACAGAAGATGAGAGAAGGTTGgtgtacgcacacacacacacacacacacacacacacacacacacacatcaggcgtaacattctgaccacctcctcgtttctacactcactgtccactttatcagctccacttactgtatagctgctctctgtagttctacagttacagactgtagtccatctgtttctctgatactctgttaccctgttcttcagtggtcaggacccccatggaccctcacagagcaggtactatttgggtggtggatcattctcagcactgcagtaacaatgacactggtggtgtgttagtgtgtgttgtgctggtacgagtggatcagacacagcagtgcagctggagtttttaaacatctcagtgtctcctcaggactagaggatgaccaacacaaactgtgcagcagcagatgagctgtcgtctctgactttacatctacaaggtggaccgacaaggtaggagtgtctaatagagtggacagtgtttaaaaactccagcagcactgctgtgtctgatccacttgcaccagcacaacaccaccacgtcagtgttactgcagtgctgagaatgacccgccacccaaacagtacctgctctgtgagggtccatgggggtcctgaccact
This Pygocentrus nattereri isolate fPygNat1 chromosome 22, fPygNat1.pri, whole genome shotgun sequence DNA region includes the following protein-coding sequences:
- the arhgap19 gene encoding rho GTPase-activating protein 19, giving the protein MAAEKEAEDSRQSRRGTVCNIVISQEMHQNQPVIFNPDFFVEKLRHEKPQVFVELLLSNITRLIDLPGAEFAQLQGEADPKLPVSTGFLRLPSFLKRKDKGVVFGAPITEEGIAQIYQLIEYLGKNLHVEGLFRVPGNSIRQQALREMLNSGADIDLETGDYHPHDVATLLKTFLGELPEPLLTHRHYHAHLKIAEMMMFDERGNKTSVPNKERQIEALQLLFMLLPPANRSLLKLLLDLLYQTAKQQDKNKMSAYNLALMFAPHIVWPKNVTANDLQDNLKKLNSGIAFLIKHSQKLFRAPSYIKEHARTHFAGSKTPQSKDDLELYAGVVNRSLLPTKRSSEEHDAGQQHTQDALRDLFNHVTNMPDSTKKKKLIRQFNKQGTPVRECPRPSSQKHGRSRSFGGLIKRKVLGNQLLTERTETGSAQTKEMTKGNGASSIKRTPLSPAQQSSLSLP